One genomic window of Vicinamibacterales bacterium includes the following:
- a CDS encoding glycosyltransferase: protein MHPAPRVRGKYLDVGGRRFPIKGVAYGTFAPDAAGEQFPADARVRDDFAAMAAAGLNTVRTYTVPPARVLDAAAAHGLRVMAGVPWAQHLAFLDDAALAREIRRDVVAATRRLAAHPATLLVAVGNEIPPGVVRWHGHRRVERFLRGLYDAAKDAAPDALLTYVNFPPTEYLDVEAFDVCAFNVYLHREADLRAYLQRLQHIAGHKPLLLAEAGADSLREGLDGQARITATHVRTAFAEGAAGAVAFSWTDEWWRGGHDVCDWAFGLVDAQRRPKPALTAVGAAFADAPFAETERAAWPMVSVVVCAYNAADTLEDCLTSLAALTYPRVEVIVVDDGSTDATAAIARRASGVTVLSVPNGGLSAARNIGLARAAGEIVAYTDADVRVDPDWLTFLVQPMLSDGMAASGGPNVVPHDDPWVAQAVARAPGGPTHVLLDDRIAEHVPGCNMAFTKDALTAIGGFNPVFLRAGDDVDICWRLQASGRAIGFAPAALVWHHHRRTVGAYWRQQVGYGEGEIWLDAHHPEKFLSGQALWRGRIYSPLPFVRSLAGRRVNSGVWGTAAFPSVYSTDCHPLQFLPHSPAWMIGATLLLLAGLAGRLAHPGDAAVLVAGLGAAGWAITLWRCLVFAWRSDLASAPSIGAWPRWRTTLAYRALIAWLHLLQPIARARGRLRGLLSPPAVVPAAPAVSQTWKAPVPSPWSAKAAARLQIGGTAVWSFWSETWIDKTAVLTALTAALRASRPAPRVDVDDGWHADRDVSLAIGRWGWLHVRALVEEHAEGRCLLRVAARLQPSVRGMVGALALAALAMATTSAAIALRWPWVSAAAVAGAALTLAAAAWQTTRSVAVVDLGLARVASRWALLPLAGSGAGARVTWRPTTALHKSQATMFLALLASSAVVGGFLLSQDFATVRSAAPRPAAPAPLVHPAPDRDADAANAPARLQPVPPAKAGGAAPRVPEHRAKPRQPRVTRDRPRAPRATA from the coding sequence GCGCGTGATGGCCGGGGTGCCGTGGGCGCAGCACCTCGCGTTTCTCGACGACGCCGCGCTCGCGCGCGAGATCCGGCGCGACGTGGTCGCGGCGACACGACGCCTGGCGGCGCATCCGGCGACGCTGCTCGTGGCGGTCGGCAACGAGATCCCGCCCGGGGTCGTCCGCTGGCACGGCCACCGCCGCGTGGAGCGCTTCCTGCGCGGCCTGTACGACGCGGCCAAGGACGCGGCCCCCGACGCGCTCCTCACCTACGTCAACTTTCCGCCCACCGAATACCTCGACGTCGAGGCGTTCGACGTGTGCGCGTTCAACGTCTACCTCCACCGCGAGGCCGATCTGCGCGCGTACCTCCAGCGCCTGCAGCACATCGCCGGCCACAAGCCGCTGCTGCTGGCCGAAGCGGGCGCCGACAGCCTCCGCGAGGGCCTCGACGGGCAGGCACGCATCACGGCGACGCACGTGCGCACCGCGTTCGCCGAGGGCGCGGCGGGAGCCGTGGCCTTCTCGTGGACCGACGAGTGGTGGCGCGGCGGACACGACGTCTGCGACTGGGCGTTCGGGCTCGTCGACGCCCAGCGCCGGCCGAAGCCGGCGCTGACGGCCGTCGGCGCGGCGTTCGCGGACGCGCCGTTCGCCGAAACCGAGCGGGCGGCGTGGCCAATGGTGTCGGTCGTCGTCTGCGCCTACAACGCGGCCGACACGCTCGAGGACTGCCTGACGTCGCTCGCGGCGCTCACCTACCCGAGGGTCGAGGTGATCGTCGTCGACGACGGGTCCACCGACGCGACCGCCGCCATCGCGCGTCGCGCATCCGGCGTCACGGTGCTGTCGGTGCCCAACGGGGGCCTCTCCGCCGCCCGCAACATCGGGCTCGCGCGGGCCGCCGGCGAGATCGTCGCCTACACCGATGCCGACGTCAGGGTCGATCCCGACTGGCTGACCTTCCTCGTGCAGCCGATGCTGTCGGACGGGATGGCGGCCTCGGGCGGGCCGAACGTGGTGCCGCACGACGATCCGTGGGTGGCGCAGGCCGTGGCGCGCGCGCCCGGCGGGCCGACGCACGTGCTGCTGGACGACCGCATCGCCGAGCACGTGCCCGGCTGCAACATGGCCTTCACGAAGGACGCGCTGACGGCCATCGGCGGCTTCAACCCGGTGTTCCTCAGGGCCGGCGACGACGTGGACATCTGCTGGCGCCTCCAGGCCAGCGGCCGCGCGATCGGCTTCGCGCCCGCGGCCCTCGTCTGGCACCACCACCGCCGGACCGTCGGCGCGTACTGGCGTCAGCAGGTCGGCTACGGCGAGGGCGAAATCTGGCTCGATGCCCACCATCCCGAGAAGTTCCTGAGCGGCCAGGCGCTGTGGCGCGGCCGCATCTACAGCCCGCTGCCGTTCGTCCGCTCGCTGGCGGGGCGGCGGGTGAACTCCGGCGTGTGGGGGACGGCGGCGTTCCCGTCGGTCTACAGCACCGACTGCCATCCCCTCCAGTTCCTGCCCCACTCGCCCGCGTGGATGATCGGGGCGACGCTGCTCCTGCTGGCGGGACTGGCCGGCCGCCTCGCGCATCCGGGCGACGCGGCCGTGCTGGTGGCAGGCCTCGGCGCGGCGGGATGGGCCATCACGCTGTGGCGCTGTCTCGTCTTCGCGTGGCGCTCGGACCTCGCGAGCGCGCCGTCCATCGGCGCGTGGCCCCGGTGGCGGACCACGCTCGCCTACCGGGCGCTCATCGCGTGGCTGCACCTGCTGCAACCGATCGCGCGCGCCCGCGGCCGCCTGCGCGGGCTGCTCTCGCCGCCGGCGGTCGTGCCGGCCGCACCGGCCGTGAGCCAGACGTGGAAGGCGCCCGTGCCCTCGCCCTGGAGCGCGAAGGCAGCCGCGCGGCTCCAGATCGGCGGCACGGCCGTCTGGTCGTTCTGGAGCGAGACCTGGATCGACAAGACCGCGGTGCTCACGGCGCTGACGGCCGCGCTCCGGGCCTCGCGGCCGGCACCACGCGTCGACGTCGACGACGGCTGGCACGCGGACCGCGACGTCAGCCTCGCCATCGGCCGCTGGGGCTGGCTGCACGTCCGCGCGCTGGTCGAGGAACACGCCGAGGGCCGGTGCCTGCTGCGCGTCGCCGCACGGCTGCAGCCGAGCGTGCGGGGAATGGTCGGCGCGCTCGCGCTCGCCGCGCTCGCGATGGCGACCACGAGCGCCGCCATCGCGCTCAGGTGGCCGTGGGTCAGCGCGGCCGCCGTGGCGGGCGCGGCCCTCACCCTGGCGGCGGCGGCATGGCAGACCACGCGCTCGGTGGCCGTCGTCGACCTCGGCCTGGCACGCGTGGCGTCGCGCTGGGCGCTCCTGCCCCTGGCCGGCTCGGGGGCCGGGGCCCGCGTCACGTGGCGTCCGACGACGGCCCTGCACAAGAGCCAGGCCACGATGTTCCTCGCGCTGCTCGCCTCGAGCGCCGTCGTCGGCGGCTTCCTCCTCTCGCAGGACTTCGCCACGGTCCGCTCCGCCGCGCCGCGGCCGGCGGCGCCGGCGCCGCTGGTCCACCCGGCCCCGGATCGGGACGCGGACGCGGCGAACGCACCGGCCCGGCTCCAGCCGGTCCCGCCCGCCAAGGCCGGCGGCGCGGCGCCGCGGGTGCCGGAGCACCGCGCCAAGCCGCGGCAACCGCGCGTGACCCGCGACCGGCCGCGCGCGCCGAGGGCGACGGCGTGA